The following are from one region of the Salvelinus fontinalis isolate EN_2023a chromosome 5, ASM2944872v1, whole genome shotgun sequence genome:
- the znf330 gene encoding zinc finger protein 330: MPKKKTGARKKAENRKEREKQTRANKGFVDVAKSPCNSAMECDKCQRRQKNRAFCYFCANVQKLPQCGQCGKTKCMKSSDCVIKHPGIHATGMGMVGAVCDFCEAWVCHGRKCLSTHACTCPLMDADCIECERCVWDHGGRVYRCSFCHNFLCEDDQFEHQASCQVLEAETYKCASCNRLGQHSCLRCKACFCDDHVKSKVFKQDKGKNPPCPKCGHETQETKDLSMSTRTTKFGRQSGADEDSYGYGGYGASGYDSYWKNVSSSGGGEGDQEDDGGDDDDDDEEEEEDEEDDEEEEEEEVADSLASLKIEGTPVIEAVP, encoded by the exons ATGCCGAAAAAGAAGACTGGTGCACGCAAGAAGGCAGAGAACCGCAAGGAACGGGAGAAACAGACTCGAGCCAACAAGGGCTTTGTTGACGTTGCAAAGTCCCCTTGCAATTCAGCAATG GAATGTGACAAATGCCAGAG ACGGCAGAAGAACAGAGCTTTCTGCTACTTCTGTGCAAACGTTCAGAAGCTGCCCCAGTGTGGTCAATGTG GCAAAACCAAATGCATGAAGTCATCAGACTGTGTCATCAAGCACCCAGGGATCCACGCTACGGGAATGGGCATGGTG GGGGCAGTGTGTGACTTCTGTGAGGCCTGGGTGTGCCACGGGAGAAAGTGCCTCAGTACCCACGCTTGCACATGTCCTCTCATGGATGCCGACTGTATCGAGTGTGAACGCTGTGTATGGGACCATG GTGGAAGGGTATACCGTTGCTCCTTCTGCCACAACTTCCTGTGTGAGGATGACCAGTTTGAGCACCAAGCCAGTTGCCAAGTCCTGGAGGCGGAGACTTACAAAT GTGCTTCCTGCAACAGATTAGGGCAACACTCTTGCCTGCGTTGCAAG gcctGTTTCTGTGATGACCATGTGAAGAGTAAGGTGTTCAAACAGGACAAGGGTAAAAATCCTCCCTGCCCCAAGTGTGGCCATGAGACCCAGGAGACTAAGGACCTCAGCATGTCCA CCCGTACGACGAAGTTTGGCCGACAGAGTGGTGCTGACGAGGATAGCTACGGCTATGGAGGTTACGGAGCCTCTGGCTACGACTCCTACTGGAAGAACGTGTCATCGTccggaggaggggagggagaccaGGAGGACGATGGcggagatgatgatgatgatgacgaggaggaggaggaagatgaggaggatgatgaggaagaggaggaagaagaggtagCTGACTCTCTGGCCAGTCTTAAAATTGAAGGGACCCCCGTGATCGAAGCAGTCCCCTAG